The DNA segment CAGGCAGTTCGCGCGTCCCGGTTTCGAGATCCATGATGCGCGCGTCGGTGTCCGGCAGGGGCACGCCGATGCTGCGCGTGCGCCGCGCCTCGACCGCCTGCCCCATCGGGTTCACGTGCGTCACGGGAGAAGCCTCTGTCAATCCATAGCCCTCGACCAGATGCGCGCCGGTCAACGTCTCAAAGCGGCTCTGAATGGAGGGATCCAGCGGCCCTGCCCCGCTGATACAGACCCGCACGGACCGCAGACCGTATCGCTCGACACGCTGGTGTGCGTTGATCGCCGCATACATGGCGGGGATGCCCGGGAACACCGTCACCCGCTCAGACTGGATGATTTTGAGCACGTCGCCGACCTGGAACTGCGGCAGCAGGACGAGGGTGCTTCCCAGACTCAGCGCCATGTTCTGACATACGCTCATCCCATACACGTGAAAGAATGGCAGCACGCCCAGCACCACTTCCCGGCCCTCGTCAAGGGGGCACCAATTCCGGCACTGCCAGGTGTTGCTCACCAGATTGCGATGGGTCAGCACCACGCCCTTAGGTACTCCGGTTGTCCCGCCGGTGTACTGCAATAGCGCCATGTCGTCCGGCGCGACGGAGACGGCAGGCGGTTCAGCCGAATCATCGAGGAAACGGCGGAAGCGCACCACCTCGGGACGCGCGGGAGTCACCGGCAGCGCCCCGTCCCCTCTCGCCTTCAGCGAATACATGAGCTGCTTGCCCCAAGGCAGATAGTCTTCGATGCCGGCCACGATCATCCGCTTAAGCAAGCCCCGCTCCAGCAGCGGCCCAACACGGGCATACATCTGCGGCATCGCCACCAGTGTCTCACAGCCAGCATCCGCGACCTGCTGACGGACCTCCGGCTCGACATAGAGCGGATTGATCATCGTGACAGCCGCCCCGGCACGGAGGCTGCCGTAATAGGCGATCACTGTTTGAGGCAGATTGGGCAACATGACGCCCACCACGCTCCCTTTGCCGATTCCTGTCCGCCGGAGCGCCTGCGCGAAGCGATTCACCAGCGCGTCGAGCTCGCGATAGGAGATGCTGCGGCCATAAAACCGAATCGCCGGACGGTTGAAAAACCGTTCCGCGGATCGAGTCAGCAAATGCGGCAGCGATGTTTCCGGATAGGAGAGGGTTGGAGGGACACGAGGGTCGTACTGCGCGGTCCAGATGCGGGTCATCGCTGGCCGACCGTGCTCACGCCCGGATCGTCTTGACAGGATGCACCGCGCTCCCTAGGATCACGCGCATGAAAATGCGTGTCCTCCTCCTGGCCGGTCTGGCGCTGCTGGCGTCTACGCCAGCGGTGGGCGAGTCGCTGATTCCCATCACGCTGCCGCAGGGCCGCGTCGTCCTGGCCGAGCTGGCGGACACCTCCGAGGAGCGCGCCCGCGGACTGATGTTCCGCTCGGCGCTGGAGGACAACCACGGCATGCTCTTCGCCTTCGCCGAACCGCAGCAGTGGAGCTTCTGGATGAAAAACACCCGCATGTCGCTCGACATCATCTGGATGGATCAGAAAAAGAAGATCGTGCATGTCGCCCGCCGCGTCCCCATTTGCAGCCGGACCGACGACGGCTGCCCCCAGTATCAGCCCAATGAGAACGCGATGTACGTGCTGGAACTGGCGGCCGGCTCGGCGGAACTCTTGCATCTCGACCGCGGTGTCACGCTCCGCTTCCAGGTGCCCGGCGAGCCGCCGGACAAGAAGCCACCGCAGATCCGCTAGTCATACCACGCACGCACGCGCCGCGCGGTGATAACCCCTTCAATCCGTTCGATTGCTTTCAGCACCCGATCCAAGTGTGCCGTGTCCGTTACCTCGATCACGAAGTCCAGAATAGCCTTCCGCGCTTCGCTCGTAGCAATCTCCGCGCGTGTGATGTTCGCTTCGGCGCCTGTGATGGACGAGGAAATGTTGGCCAGCACACCCGGCTTATCCACTGCTACCACCGACACTTTGACGAAGTGTGTGCTGGGCGTCGACGTGTCCCAGTCAACCTCGATCAACCGGTCCTTGTCATAATCCAAGGCCTCGAGGTTGGGACAGCCGATGGCGTGGATCGTCAGGCCACGCCCGCGCGTGATGTAGCCCATAATTCGGTCGCCGGGCACGGGATTGCAGCAGCGAGACAACTGCATCAGCAGATCGCGCCCGCCCTTGACCTTGACAGTGTTCTCCTCCCCCGCGCCAACCGTGGGACGCTGCGGCGCGCCCCCTGGCGCGCTGCTCACAGCCGGGGCCGGCGCAAGCAGCCAGCTCGCCACCTCAGAGGCCGCAACGTGCCCGAACCCCACGGCTGCCACCAGTTCGTCAAGTGTGGCGTACCCGGATTTCTTCGCTACGTCGAGCAGGCGGTCCGATTTCAGCATCTGCGCAGGTGCCAGATTCTGTTGTTTGAATTCCCGTTCCAGCAATCGCCGTCCCACCTCAGTGCTGCGCTGGTGCTGCTCGTTTTTCAGCCAGTGTTTGATTTTGGCCTTGGCGCGAGAGGTCCGGACAAATTTCAGCCAGTCCTTGTGCGGCACCTGCGTCGGGGAGGTCAGAATTTCGACTGTCTCGCCACTCTTGAGCGAATGCCGTAACGGCACAATCTTTCCGTTGGCCTTGGCGCCGACACAGTGGTCACCGATTTCCGTGTGAATGGCGTAGGCGAAGTCCACGGGTGTGGAGCCTAATGGCATTTCCTTCACCAGCCCCTTGGGCGTGAAGATGTAGACGACGTCATGGAACAGGTCCAGCTTTACGGAATCCATAAACTGCCGGTTATCGGACAGGTCCTGGTGCCATTCGACGAACTGCCGCAGCCAGCTGAAGGCCTTCCCCTCCTGGTCGTCAATCTCGCCGTGCTCCTTGTACTTCCAGTGCGCGGCGATGCCGTACTCAGCAAGGCGGTGCATCTCCTCTGTGCGAATCTGGAATTCCACACGCTCGCCCTTGGGCCCGATGACCGTC comes from the Nitrospira sp. genome and includes:
- a CDS encoding long-chain fatty acid--CoA ligase; amino-acid sequence: MTRIWTAQYDPRVPPTLSYPETSLPHLLTRSAERFFNRPAIRFYGRSISYRELDALVNRFAQALRRTGIGKGSVVGVMLPNLPQTVIAYYGSLRAGAAVTMINPLYVEPEVRQQVADAGCETLVAMPQMYARVGPLLERGLLKRMIVAGIEDYLPWGKQLMYSLKARGDGALPVTPARPEVVRFRRFLDDSAEPPAVSVAPDDMALLQYTGGTTGVPKGVVLTHRNLVSNTWQCRNWCPLDEGREVVLGVLPFFHVYGMSVCQNMALSLGSTLVLLPQFQVGDVLKIIQSERVTVFPGIPAMYAAINAHQRVERYGLRSVRVCISGAGPLDPSIQSRFETLTGAHLVEGYGLTEASPVTHVNPMGQAVEARRTRSIGVPLPDTDARIMDLETGTRELPVGEVGELAVRGPQVMRGYWQRDDETRQVLRDGWLYTGDIARRDAAGYFYIEDRKKDMIKSGGENVYTREVEEAILRHAKVKDVVVVGIPQLLRGELIKAYVVLKDGETATSAELLEHCRCELAKFKVPKRIEFRQELPKTLVGKVLRRVLIEEELKRGISSRGGMGEA
- a CDS encoding DUF192 domain-containing protein — its product is MFPDRRGLEGHEGRTARSRCGSSLADRAHARIVLTGCTALPRITRMKMRVLLLAGLALLASTPAVGESLIPITLPQGRVVLAELADTSEERARGLMFRSALEDNHGMLFAFAEPQQWSFWMKNTRMSLDIIWMDQKKKIVHVARRVPICSRTDDGCPQYQPNENAMYVLELAAGSAELLHLDRGVTLRFQVPGEPPDKKPPQIR
- a CDS encoding bifunctional (p)ppGpp synthetase/guanosine-3',5'-bis(diphosphate) 3'-pyrophosphohydrolase, encoding MPNETVTDLNQLISRMQSYNPHADVELVRRAYAFSEKAHAGQTRRSGEPYLQHPLAVAGVLTALRSDVTAVAAGLLHDTLEDTLATPAELEKEFGKDVVHLVDGVTKIGKIPFRNYEEKQAENFRKMVLSMADDTRVVLIKLADRLHNMRTLEHLHETKRREIAQETLEIYAPLASRLGIGWMKNELEDLCLEALKPDVFAELKMRVAKRDEERQQYIADVTTLVKQALTESGLKGEVQGRPKHLYGIFQKMERQAVSLDEVYDLAAARIITDTKMNCYAILGLIHSLWRPVPGRFKDYIAIPKSNLYQSLHTTVIGPKGERVEFQIRTEEMHRLAEYGIAAHWKYKEHGEIDDQEGKAFSWLRQFVEWHQDLSDNRQFMDSVKLDLFHDVVYIFTPKGLVKEMPLGSTPVDFAYAIHTEIGDHCVGAKANGKIVPLRHSLKSGETVEILTSPTQVPHKDWLKFVRTSRAKAKIKHWLKNEQHQRSTEVGRRLLEREFKQQNLAPAQMLKSDRLLDVAKKSGYATLDELVAAVGFGHVAASEVASWLLAPAPAVSSAPGGAPQRPTVGAGEENTVKVKGGRDLLMQLSRCCNPVPGDRIMGYITRGRGLTIHAIGCPNLEALDYDKDRLIEVDWDTSTPSTHFVKVSVVAVDKPGVLANISSSITGAEANITRAEIATSEARKAILDFVIEVTDTAHLDRVLKAIERIEGVITARRVRAWYD